One Natrinema halophilum genomic window carries:
- a CDS encoding Acg family FMN-binding oxidoreductase, with translation MTTQTRREPDSDEFPADAALADQAAFLLRYAILAPSSHNSQPWTFAVVDGEIRIYADESRRLSIADPDGRELDVSVGCALENLLVAIEHFGLGYSVEYAPDNGGQRDGEDPDGQTVPGATKRAGAEPYHHAATVTVEPTSDNSSSRDPVLFDAITERRTNHRPFTDRAIPQTLFDRFETCVTGEQIGIEFVTDSSVRSDIAALQTRADERQFANPDYRAELGRWIGSGALGANWLTARIGQLAVRHLDIGEREGQKDSTLLTSAPAIAVVTAERDTLESRLRVGQTFERIALLATIEGLAVHPMSQILEVPAFSEELTAIAGLTESIPLHLFRLGYAESDSTRTPRRPLEDMLR, from the coding sequence ATGACCACCCAAACCAGACGGGAGCCGGATTCGGACGAATTCCCGGCAGACGCGGCGCTGGCGGATCAAGCGGCGTTCCTGCTTCGGTACGCTATTCTGGCGCCCTCGAGTCACAACTCCCAACCGTGGACGTTTGCCGTTGTGGACGGGGAAATACGGATCTACGCCGACGAGTCTCGACGACTCTCTATCGCCGATCCAGACGGTCGCGAACTGGACGTGAGTGTCGGCTGTGCGCTGGAGAACCTGCTCGTCGCAATTGAGCATTTTGGACTCGGCTATTCGGTCGAGTACGCACCCGACAATGGCGGCCAGCGGGACGGCGAAGACCCGGACGGGCAGACCGTGCCGGGAGCGACCAAACGAGCAGGTGCTGAACCATACCACCACGCGGCAACGGTCACGGTCGAGCCGACCTCGGATAATTCGTCTTCGCGTGACCCTGTCCTGTTCGACGCGATTACCGAGCGTCGGACCAATCACCGACCCTTTACGGATCGCGCTATTCCGCAGACCCTTTTCGACCGGTTCGAAACGTGCGTGACCGGTGAGCAGATCGGGATCGAGTTCGTCACCGACTCGTCGGTCCGCTCGGACATTGCGGCCCTGCAAACCCGGGCCGACGAGCGACAGTTCGCAAACCCGGACTACCGGGCCGAACTCGGCCGCTGGATCGGGTCCGGCGCGCTCGGAGCGAACTGGCTCACAGCCCGGATCGGACAGTTGGCGGTTCGGCACCTCGACATCGGCGAACGCGAGGGCCAGAAGGACTCCACGTTGCTCACGAGCGCACCTGCTATCGCCGTCGTGACAGCCGAGAGGGATACCCTCGAGTCCCGCCTCAGAGTCGGACAGACGTTCGAACGGATCGCGCTGCTGGCGACGATCGAGGGCCTCGCGGTCCACCCGATGAGTCAAATTCTGGAGGTACCAGCGTTCAGTGAGGAGCTTACAGCTATAGCGGGTCTCACAGAGTCGATACCCCTGCACCTCTTTCGACTCGGATACGCCGAGTCGGATTCGACGCGAACACCCAGACGACCGCTCGAGGACATGCTCCGGTGA
- a CDS encoding ArsR family transcriptional regulator: protein MNGLTPFASYNLVIGIVVALELLYFLSLELSVTAYRRIVLLTVGGLVLAVIGGPVAELVAPSLVHWVHGTAALLVVFGLYDPVANDVRTTEWARALLSEPSRIREPAEWMTPMDDEILATFHGTGLVLTPAIVAFNTGFSRKEVNRRLIELESHGLVEKVERGKYGLTRRGERYLQGQLRTSPAADDKAGVPR, encoded by the coding sequence GTGAACGGACTGACGCCCTTCGCCAGCTACAATCTGGTGATCGGTATCGTCGTCGCCCTGGAACTTCTGTACTTCCTCTCGCTCGAACTGTCTGTAACGGCGTACCGTCGGATCGTTCTCCTCACCGTCGGCGGACTGGTTCTGGCCGTGATCGGCGGACCGGTCGCCGAACTGGTGGCACCGTCGCTCGTCCACTGGGTCCACGGGACAGCCGCCCTGCTGGTCGTCTTTGGTCTCTACGATCCCGTGGCGAACGACGTACGGACGACGGAGTGGGCGCGCGCGTTGCTGAGTGAACCGTCCCGGATTCGAGAACCGGCCGAGTGGATGACACCGATGGACGACGAGATTCTCGCCACGTTCCACGGCACGGGCCTCGTCCTGACACCGGCCATCGTCGCCTTCAACACCGGCTTCAGCCGGAAGGAGGTAAACCGTCGCCTGATCGAACTCGAGTCACACGGGCTCGTGGAGAAAGTCGAACGAGGCAAGTACGGGCTAACGCGGCGCGGTGAACGCTATCTCCAGGGACAACTCAGAACCAGCCCCGCGGCGGACGACAAAGCGGGAGTTCCTCGTTAG
- a CDS encoding four-helix bundle copper-binding protein, with the protein MALTQIDHVSENEAMQECIDSCFECVQACEWCADECADEGEEMAECLRLCRDVADLAEKHARFMARDSAFRTDLAGITADACEECADECERHDAEHCQVCADVLRDCAETCRNMASA; encoded by the coding sequence ATGGCACTGACACAGATCGATCACGTCAGCGAGAACGAAGCGATGCAGGAGTGCATCGACAGTTGCTTCGAATGCGTACAGGCCTGCGAGTGGTGTGCCGACGAGTGCGCCGACGAGGGCGAAGAGATGGCCGAGTGTCTGCGGCTCTGCCGGGATGTCGCCGACCTTGCGGAGAAACACGCGCGCTTCATGGCTCGCGATTCCGCTTTCAGAACGGATCTCGCCGGGATCACCGCCGACGCCTGCGAGGAATGCGCGGATGAATGCGAGCGACACGACGCCGAGCACTGCCAGGTCTGTGCGGACGTCCTCCGCGATTGTGCGGAGACCTGCCGGAACATGGCGTCGGCCTGA
- a CDS encoding glycoside hydrolase family 15 protein: MQYKRLDEYGAIGDRNAIALVGRDGSIDWCPFPHVESPSVFAALLDADRGGHFAVRPAQSFDSVQRYRDRTNVLETTFQSAGGSATVTDFMPVDDATGSTDLPPAVYRKLDCETGPLELEVAFEPRFDYARDVPEIEPVADGVVAVGDDERAVLSSDVSLAPSADGREASGTVTLEPGETRWLVLGYDEAIPLEPSKHRETLEGVVDYWREWTHDCDETDCPVGGPWHDLAIRSSLVLKLLLHGDTGAVCAAPTTSLPEDLGGVRNWDYRFNWIRDAAFTVRALSELGHLEEARSYFQLCLDHCRHHDPGSVPPVYGLHGGSDLDERILDHLEGYRESAPVRIGNAARKQHQLDVYGELILAIYESVRYGEAVTTDDWAVMCDLIDYVCEGWDEPDAGIWEMRTDHEQFVYSKLMCWTALDRGIDLAEAADDVDAPLERWRTCRAEVREAILDRGFSERTTSFVRSFGDDDTLDAANLLVSVVGFLPPDDHRVQGTIDATLARLATDDGLVRRYEGNDGLPGTGSPFVVSSLWLVTALALSGRTDEAADRFESILEYASPLGLLAEAVDPETGEQRGNYPQAYSHIGLINGALSLADADDSIDGPPASPAPLGRDESIADVAADQEIVRRQTDTK; this comes from the coding sequence ATGCAGTACAAACGCCTCGACGAATACGGCGCGATCGGCGATAGGAACGCGATTGCCCTGGTTGGCCGTGACGGCTCGATCGACTGGTGTCCGTTCCCACACGTCGAGTCCCCGAGCGTCTTCGCCGCACTGCTTGACGCCGACCGCGGCGGACACTTCGCCGTCCGTCCCGCACAGTCGTTCGACTCCGTCCAGCGGTATCGCGACCGGACGAACGTCCTCGAGACGACGTTCCAATCTGCCGGCGGAAGTGCGACAGTGACGGACTTCATGCCCGTCGACGATGCCACCGGTTCGACGGACCTCCCACCGGCCGTCTACCGGAAACTGGACTGCGAGACCGGTCCGCTCGAACTCGAAGTCGCGTTCGAACCGCGCTTCGACTACGCGCGAGACGTCCCCGAGATCGAACCCGTCGCCGACGGCGTCGTCGCGGTCGGAGACGACGAGCGGGCCGTCCTCTCGAGCGATGTGTCGCTCGCACCGTCGGCGGACGGCCGCGAAGCGTCCGGAACGGTAACGCTCGAGCCCGGCGAGACGCGCTGGCTGGTTCTCGGTTACGACGAGGCGATTCCACTCGAGCCGTCAAAGCATCGGGAAACCCTCGAAGGCGTCGTCGATTACTGGCGGGAGTGGACCCACGACTGCGACGAGACGGACTGTCCGGTCGGCGGTCCGTGGCACGACCTCGCGATCCGTTCGTCGCTCGTGCTCAAGCTTCTCCTCCACGGGGATACCGGCGCGGTGTGTGCGGCTCCGACGACCTCGCTGCCGGAGGACCTCGGCGGCGTCCGCAACTGGGACTATCGATTCAACTGGATCCGCGACGCAGCCTTCACCGTCCGCGCGCTCTCCGAACTGGGTCACCTCGAGGAGGCCCGGTCGTACTTTCAACTGTGTCTCGACCATTGCCGGCATCACGACCCCGGGTCGGTTCCGCCGGTCTACGGACTCCACGGCGGGAGCGATCTCGACGAACGCATCCTCGATCACCTCGAGGGATACCGTGAATCCGCCCCCGTGCGAATCGGCAACGCAGCCCGGAAGCAACACCAGCTCGACGTCTACGGCGAGTTGATCCTCGCGATATACGAGAGCGTTCGGTACGGCGAGGCGGTGACGACCGACGATTGGGCGGTGATGTGCGACCTCATCGATTACGTTTGCGAGGGGTGGGACGAACCCGACGCCGGCATCTGGGAGATGCGCACCGACCACGAGCAGTTCGTCTACTCGAAGCTCATGTGCTGGACGGCGCTGGACCGCGGCATCGACCTCGCCGAGGCGGCCGACGACGTCGACGCACCCCTCGAGCGGTGGCGGACGTGCCGAGCGGAGGTCCGAGAGGCGATCCTCGACCGGGGATTCAGCGAGCGGACGACCAGTTTCGTGCGGTCGTTCGGCGACGACGATACGCTCGACGCGGCGAACCTGCTCGTCTCGGTCGTCGGCTTCCTCCCGCCTGACGACCATCGCGTTCAGGGAACGATTGATGCGACGCTGGCCCGGCTGGCGACCGACGACGGACTCGTTCGGCGCTACGAGGGCAACGACGGCCTCCCCGGCACTGGGAGTCCGTTCGTCGTTAGCTCGCTATGGCTCGTCACCGCGCTCGCACTGTCCGGGCGGACCGACGAGGCGGCCGACCGTTTCGAGTCCATTCTCGAGTACGCAAGCCCGCTGGGGCTCCTGGCCGAGGCGGTCGATCCCGAAACCGGCGAGCAGCGCGGCAACTACCCGCAAGCGTACAGCCACATCGGGCTCATTAACGGGGCACTCTCCCTCGCCGACGCGGACGACTCGATCGACGGTCCGCCGGCTTCGCCGGCCCCGCTGGGCCGCGACGAATCGATCGCCGACGTCGCCGCAGACCAGGAAATCGTCCGACGGCAGACCGACACGAAGTGA
- a CDS encoding vitamin K epoxide reductase family protein: MSDDRHDDATDERTAVTADARERDSRTDGRGGDEHDGADNETDGESRDGGDDGSMRPGTMMLAHPTKEIWPQYAIVSLGIWLIATVPALDYGSAPLIWNSVVSGLVLIALAGLTIYRESGYANYANGFVGLWLVFAPIAFWAPSAAAYANHALVGTMVITFSVLIVMRSEMDGPTVPPGWSYNPSTGAQRAPLIALGIFGFFASWYMAAFQLGYIGSVWDPIYGTGSEQILTSKVSKAFPVSDAGLGAVAYSVEALMGFMGDRRRWRTMPWMVAFFGVVVIPLGFVQVLLVIMQPIMVGTWCTLCLLSAFGMLWMISLTVDEVVAMGQYLVRLMRQGDSLWTAFWMGGTFPEDEAGVGESAMREIDDSPASEPFWGVSIPLTLVAAMALGAWLMLSPTVFGTTGFMADSSHLVGSLAVSFTVIATAEPARAIRFLNLPLAVWIAVAPWLAAGVPTIAAINAVVAGVLLVLLSVPRGPIEDRYGGWERYATFETVDRLNPLSS, translated from the coding sequence ATGAGTGACGACAGACACGACGACGCGACCGACGAACGGACCGCCGTGACGGCCGACGCGCGAGAACGCGACTCGCGGACGGATGGCCGGGGCGGCGACGAACACGATGGAGCCGACAACGAAACCGACGGCGAGAGCCGGGACGGTGGCGACGACGGATCGATGCGTCCGGGCACGATGATGCTCGCCCACCCGACGAAAGAAATCTGGCCCCAGTATGCCATCGTCTCATTGGGTATCTGGCTCATCGCGACTGTACCAGCACTCGACTACGGGAGCGCGCCGCTGATCTGGAACAGCGTCGTCAGCGGCCTCGTCCTTATCGCGCTCGCCGGCCTCACGATCTATCGCGAGAGCGGGTACGCCAATTACGCCAACGGGTTCGTCGGTCTCTGGCTGGTGTTCGCGCCGATCGCGTTCTGGGCGCCGTCGGCCGCCGCGTACGCCAACCACGCGCTCGTGGGCACCATGGTGATCACCTTCTCGGTCCTCATCGTGATGCGCTCGGAGATGGACGGGCCGACCGTCCCGCCGGGTTGGTCGTACAATCCGTCGACCGGCGCGCAGCGCGCGCCGCTGATCGCGCTCGGAATTTTCGGCTTTTTCGCCTCGTGGTACATGGCGGCGTTTCAGCTGGGGTACATCGGCAGCGTCTGGGACCCGATATACGGTACCGGCTCCGAACAGATCCTCACATCGAAGGTGTCGAAGGCGTTCCCGGTTTCCGATGCCGGACTCGGCGCGGTCGCCTACTCGGTCGAGGCGCTGATGGGTTTCATGGGCGATCGGCGGCGATGGCGCACGATGCCGTGGATGGTCGCTTTCTTCGGCGTCGTCGTGATACCCCTTGGCTTCGTTCAGGTGCTTCTGGTCATCATGCAGCCGATCATGGTCGGAACGTGGTGTACGCTCTGTCTGCTGTCGGCGTTTGGCATGCTCTGGATGATCTCGCTGACCGTCGACGAGGTCGTCGCGATGGGGCAGTACCTCGTCAGACTGATGCGCCAGGGTGACTCACTCTGGACCGCTTTCTGGATGGGCGGGACGTTCCCCGAAGACGAGGCCGGCGTCGGTGAGAGCGCGATGCGCGAAATCGACGATTCACCAGCGAGCGAGCCGTTCTGGGGCGTCTCGATCCCGTTGACGCTGGTGGCCGCGATGGCGCTCGGCGCGTGGCTCATGCTCTCGCCGACCGTCTTCGGGACGACCGGTTTCATGGCCGACAGCAGCCATCTGGTCGGCTCGCTCGCCGTCTCGTTTACCGTGATCGCGACCGCCGAACCCGCTCGCGCGATCAGGTTCCTCAACCTCCCGCTGGCCGTGTGGATCGCCGTCGCCCCGTGGCTGGCCGCCGGAGTTCCGACGATAGCCGCGATCAACGCCGTCGTCGCCGGCGTCCTCCTGGTGCTTCTTAGCGTCCCGCGTGGCCCGATCGAGGACCGTTACGGCGGCTGGGAGCGCTATGCAACCTTCGAGACGGTCGACCGACTGAACCCCCTCAGTAGCTAA
- a CDS encoding SDR family oxidoreductase: protein MSEANSEVVVVTGASAGVGRATARAFAERGAKIGLLARGEDGLEDARKDVERAGGEAVVVPTDVSDPDAVEAAAETVEDAFGPIDVWVNNAMVSVFSPAAEMTSDDYRRVTEVTYLGYVYGTQAALDRMRPRDDGTIVQVGSALAYRGIPLQSAYCGAKHAIQGFTESVRTELIHDDCDVQLSMVQMPAMNTPQFEWSKSRLPRKPQPVPPIYQPEVAARAILWTIDNGKDEMWVGRSTLKAILGNRLIPRRLDNYLARGGYEAQLTDEPTDPDRENNLDEPVSVDYGAHGRFDERARDRSYQLQASMHRRALALFVGLAAAIASAIFGRRVLSDDRE, encoded by the coding sequence ATGTCAGAAGCCAACTCCGAAGTCGTCGTCGTCACCGGTGCATCGGCCGGCGTCGGGCGAGCAACCGCTCGCGCGTTCGCCGAACGCGGCGCGAAGATCGGACTCCTCGCGAGAGGCGAGGACGGTCTCGAGGATGCGCGGAAGGACGTCGAGCGAGCCGGCGGCGAGGCGGTCGTCGTTCCGACCGACGTCTCCGATCCCGACGCCGTCGAAGCCGCAGCCGAGACCGTCGAGGACGCGTTCGGGCCGATCGACGTCTGGGTGAACAACGCGATGGTGTCGGTGTTCTCGCCAGCCGCGGAGATGACTTCCGACGACTACCGCCGCGTCACAGAAGTCACGTATCTGGGATACGTGTACGGGACGCAGGCGGCGCTCGACCGAATGCGGCCCCGCGACGACGGGACGATCGTGCAGGTCGGTTCGGCGCTGGCGTACCGTGGCATTCCGCTCCAATCCGCCTACTGCGGCGCGAAACACGCGATCCAGGGTTTTACCGAATCCGTGCGGACGGAGCTCATCCACGACGACTGTGACGTTCAGCTGTCGATGGTCCAGATGCCCGCGATGAACACGCCCCAGTTCGAGTGGTCGAAAAGCAGGTTGCCGCGCAAGCCCCAGCCCGTGCCGCCGATCTACCAGCCCGAAGTCGCCGCTCGAGCGATCCTCTGGACCATCGATAACGGCAAGGACGAAATGTGGGTCGGCCGGTCGACCCTGAAAGCGATCCTCGGCAATCGTTTGATCCCACGTCGTCTCGACAACTATCTCGCCCGCGGTGGCTACGAGGCACAGCTGACGGACGAGCCGACCGATCCCGACCGGGAGAACAACCTCGACGAACCGGTATCGGTCGATTACGGCGCTCACGGTCGGTTCGACGAACGAGCTCGCGACCGGAGCTACCAGCTCCAGGCGTCGATGCACCGCCGCGCACTCGCCCTGTTCGTCGGACTCGCCGCTGCGATAGCGAGCGCGATTTTCGGCCGGCGCGTTCTGTCGGACGATCGGGAGTGA
- a CDS encoding Hvo_1808 family surface protein yields the protein MQSTHPRSSVALFSAVLAAVLITGGLAGPALATTAAATPTGSAMESVDMTADAGSTATGTSELTAATAIDTGSGTGPAADQARTDRPENPTTEDTVGYVAGYWYDDELPVDDQSDAVVAEDELAPVVYRSMARVERIRNLTFEDEVSVDVVTRAEYRRTTGDRLANLTAAERLEQNVGYEALFTVDRNTAATDATESMYGGAVAGYYDPETDEIVIVSENPETPELDELTLGHELVHALQDQRFNLSRLHGSTQDEDLATDGLVEGDAKRVELEYKSRCRFDWSCLSPSSENGNLPADINWGIYFTIYQPYSDGPDYVNYLRDQDRGWSAVNAAYDDPPTTTSAVIHPGSEREPANVSVPDRSSGDWRQLTVDGQVAADTVGETGMVAMFVADAFESSRQPVIEQGDFLDGGSQGYDYDHSVTNGWIADRLVVYTNDDAANASTPSAAGQAGYVWRSEWQSAADAQEFVDGYLQLLESHGAKASDDRQDTFLIDDGGYGGAYYVELNGSTATIIRAPSADELSTVEAGAAPSGDDSLEFPADDDSDESDTIPGFGPSVAIGALVLFLFGSRSRIVPNQGRFRSGPHGRNDNRD from the coding sequence ATGCAATCGACGCACCCCCGCTCGTCAGTCGCCCTCTTTTCGGCCGTGCTCGCTGCGGTGCTGATAACTGGCGGGCTCGCGGGACCGGCACTGGCGACGACCGCGGCTGCGACCCCAACCGGATCAGCCATGGAGTCCGTCGATATGACCGCGGACGCCGGGTCGACAGCCACCGGGACCAGTGAGTTAACTGCGGCCACGGCCATCGACACGGGCTCAGGGACCGGTCCAGCGGCCGATCAGGCACGGACCGATCGTCCCGAGAATCCAACGACGGAGGACACCGTCGGCTACGTCGCGGGCTACTGGTACGACGACGAATTGCCCGTCGACGATCAGTCCGACGCGGTCGTGGCCGAAGACGAGCTCGCCCCCGTCGTCTACCGTTCGATGGCTCGCGTCGAGCGAATTCGAAATCTGACCTTCGAAGACGAGGTGTCCGTCGACGTCGTCACCCGTGCGGAGTACCGGCGGACTACCGGCGACCGGTTGGCGAACCTGACCGCGGCCGAACGCCTCGAGCAGAACGTCGGGTACGAGGCCCTGTTCACGGTCGATCGGAACACCGCAGCCACAGACGCGACCGAATCGATGTACGGCGGTGCCGTCGCCGGCTACTACGATCCCGAAACCGACGAAATCGTCATCGTCTCCGAAAACCCCGAGACGCCCGAACTCGACGAGTTGACGCTCGGTCACGAACTCGTCCACGCGCTTCAAGACCAGCGGTTCAACCTGTCCCGCCTCCACGGATCGACTCAGGACGAGGACCTGGCTACCGACGGACTCGTCGAAGGTGACGCAAAGCGGGTCGAACTCGAGTACAAAAGCCGGTGTCGCTTCGATTGGAGCTGTCTCTCTCCAAGCTCCGAGAACGGAAATCTTCCCGCCGATATCAACTGGGGCATCTACTTCACCATCTATCAGCCCTACAGCGACGGCCCCGATTACGTCAACTATCTCCGCGATCAGGATCGAGGGTGGTCGGCCGTCAATGCAGCCTACGACGATCCGCCGACGACCACCTCGGCCGTGATCCACCCCGGTTCCGAACGCGAACCGGCGAACGTCTCGGTTCCGGACCGCTCGAGTGGCGACTGGCGACAGCTCACCGTCGACGGCCAGGTGGCGGCCGACACCGTCGGTGAGACGGGCATGGTCGCGATGTTCGTCGCCGACGCGTTCGAATCGAGCCGACAACCGGTGATCGAACAGGGCGACTTCCTCGACGGCGGCAGTCAGGGGTACGACTACGATCACTCCGTCACGAACGGCTGGATCGCGGACCGACTGGTCGTCTACACGAACGACGACGCAGCCAACGCGAGTACACCGTCGGCGGCCGGCCAAGCCGGCTACGTCTGGCGATCCGAGTGGCAATCGGCTGCGGACGCCCAGGAGTTCGTCGACGGCTATCTCCAGCTGCTCGAGTCACACGGTGCCAAAGCCTCCGACGATCGACAGGACACCTTCCTGATCGACGACGGCGGCTACGGGGGCGCGTACTACGTCGAGCTAAACGGGTCCACGGCGACGATCATCCGTGCGCCGTCCGCTGACGAGCTGTCGACCGTCGAGGCCGGCGCTGCACCCAGCGGAGATGATTCCCTCGAGTTCCCCGCGGACGACGATTCGGACGAGTCCGATACGATTCCCGGCTTCGGTCCGTCCGTCGCGATCGGCGCGCTCGTTCTCTTCCTGTTTGGCAGCCGTTCTCGGATCGTCCCAAATCAGGGTCGGTTTCGATCTGGCCCTCACGGACGGAACGATAACCGTGACTGA
- a CDS encoding Hvo_1808 family surface protein gives MKRGRLLAVLVLVVLSGCALPGDTGGFDADRELGHVGDYASGDDFTFDTSNGLTRNQLEAVKYRAMARIEVVRGLKFSRDVELEVVSRAEYRNRRAGTEGNASAFRNELWRGAFVVDGETDVGRAFDDLYGDSVQGYYVNDRVVIVSDDTDRIRIDRWVLVHELTHALQDQQFGIARESDRVDGVRAENGLIEGEANYVSRQYDRRCGAEWQCMPERRGPTASGETLSDRPFNVGLFLSIYAPYAEGTPFVADLHERDGWDSVDRAHGNPPRSTSQLIHPDHYPDREPIDVAIPDRSSDDWRPITKGTDGSNGGAPVARTETLGEATLFATLWANGVIDRPLTAGTSEFATYNYSHPATAGWAGDAVQVYRNMANRNRTGHVWRLTWDSPADAAAFADAYRTLLTRRGAEIVESTAVTERDVYRIPDGTQFAGAYRIDVTSDTVEIVGAPSVDDIAAIHAAGPVSEQNGSLETASALEPATPISSSRSEDDIEPQAVEGYSSPRDFAGRTGTSQRTSGTTRAAVDG, from the coding sequence ATGAAACGGGGTAGACTACTCGCGGTCCTCGTCCTGGTGGTCCTCTCGGGGTGTGCCCTCCCCGGCGACACCGGCGGATTCGACGCTGATCGTGAACTCGGGCACGTCGGTGACTACGCGTCCGGTGACGATTTCACGTTCGATACGAGCAACGGCCTCACCCGAAACCAGCTCGAGGCAGTCAAGTACCGTGCGATGGCTCGGATCGAGGTCGTACGCGGGTTGAAGTTCAGCCGTGACGTCGAACTCGAGGTAGTGAGCCGAGCGGAGTACCGCAACCGGCGGGCGGGTACCGAGGGGAACGCATCAGCGTTCAGGAACGAACTCTGGCGCGGCGCGTTCGTCGTCGACGGAGAGACGGATGTCGGGCGCGCCTTCGACGATCTTTACGGTGACTCCGTCCAGGGCTACTACGTGAACGACCGGGTCGTGATCGTTTCCGACGACACCGACCGAATCCGAATCGACAGGTGGGTTCTGGTCCACGAGCTGACCCACGCATTGCAGGATCAACAGTTCGGAATCGCCCGCGAGAGCGATCGCGTAGACGGCGTTCGTGCCGAGAACGGCTTGATCGAAGGGGAGGCGAACTACGTTTCTCGGCAGTACGATCGCCGATGCGGGGCGGAGTGGCAGTGCATGCCCGAACGGCGGGGACCGACGGCTTCCGGCGAGACGCTCTCCGATCGACCGTTCAACGTCGGGCTCTTCCTCTCGATCTACGCGCCGTACGCGGAAGGGACGCCGTTCGTCGCCGATCTTCACGAGCGCGACGGCTGGGACTCGGTCGATCGAGCTCACGGAAACCCGCCCCGTAGCACGTCCCAGTTGATCCATCCGGACCACTATCCCGACAGGGAACCGATCGACGTCGCGATCCCGGATCGTTCGAGCGACGATTGGCGCCCGATCACGAAAGGAACCGACGGGAGTAACGGTGGTGCCCCCGTAGCCCGCACGGAGACGCTCGGCGAGGCGACCCTGTTCGCGACGCTGTGGGCAAACGGTGTGATCGACCGCCCGCTCACTGCGGGCACGTCCGAATTCGCGACGTACAACTATTCCCACCCCGCGACCGCCGGGTGGGCCGGGGACGCCGTCCAGGTCTACCGAAATATGGCGAATCGAAACAGAACGGGACACGTCTGGCGGCTCACCTGGGACAGTCCGGCAGATGCGGCCGCGTTCGCCGACGCGTATCGGACGCTCCTCACACGTCGCGGAGCAGAGATCGTCGAATCCACGGCGGTTACAGAGAGGGACGTGTATCGAATTCCGGACGGGACGCAATTCGCTGGCGCGTATCGTATCGACGTGACCAGCGACACGGTCGAGATCGTCGGCGCACCGTCGGTCGACGACATTGCGGCGATCCACGCCGCGGGGCCGGTGTCAGAACAGAACGGGTCGCTCGAGACAGCGTCCGCCCTCGAACCGGCTACACCCATTTCGTCATCCCGATCTGAAGACGATATCGAACCGCAGGCAGTGGAAGGATACAGCAGTCCTCGAGATTTCGCGGGTAGAACCGGGACGTCACAGCGGACCTCGGGGACGACTCGAGCGGCGGTAGACGGGTAG